The sequence CGCTTGGGAAAGCGTCAAGAGTTTTCTGCAAGAATCAAATAAAGGCACTGTCATCAACGATAGGGCAAAACTTATCATTATAGGAAACGGCAGAGTAGGAAAAACCTCTCTCTATAACGTTTTGAAAAAAGGAAAATACAACCCAAACGAAAAATTTACGCATGGCATTGTTTTGGGCAGCCTTTCCAAAAAAGAGTTATCCGAAGTAGAAGCGGAAACATTGCGCCTTCAAGTTTGGGATTTTGGGGGGCAGCATATTTTCTACGCGCTGCACCAGTTTTTTTTAAGTGAAAATGCTATTTATATCTTAGCTTGGACAAACTTTGAAAATGTTAGAAACAAACCCAAAGAAAAAGAACAACCCATAGATGAAAAATGGCGCACCGAAGAGTATTGGCTCGAAAACATAAAACATGTGGGCAAAGGTAGCCCTACTTTGGTAGTACAAACGCATGCAGACGTTCCTGCCAACAAAAAAATAAAGCCTTTTGAGGGTTACGACATTTATGCCCAAATAGATTTTAGTGCTGCCAAAAAGTTGGGCTTAGACTCATTAAAATATCACCTTGCCCAAATACTGAATACTCGCATTGAAGGCTTCAACAAAAAAGAACCCATTACCTATGAAAATGTCATCAAAGAAATAGAAGCCCTCAAAGCCAAAGGGGTAGTGGAAATCAGCAAAGAAAAATTTTTCGAACTTTGTCATAAAAAAGATGAAAAAGGGCGCAGCATAGACAAAGGCAACGAAATGCCTCTCTTAGACCTTTTGCGGGTGCGCGGCATTGTTCTATACTATGAAGACGAACAAATGAAAGATACAATTTACATCAATCCAGAAGCAATCGTAGAACAAGTTTATCTGCTTATCAATAATAGATTAGAAGCCCAAGCTGGAAGGTTTGATGAACCCTATATCGAGGCGTTTCTTTTGCAAAAAAAGGAAAAAAAAGCATACTTTAAATCCCTTGAAAAATTTTCATTAGCCGATTACGAAGACAGAAAAAAGCGTCGCGAGTTTATCGCCCTTCTTTTAAAATTTGGTCTTGTTTTCCGCATCTACGACAAAGAGGACAAAGACAGAGAAATATATATCGCCCCTCAATATTTACCCAAAGAAATAGAAAACAAGGAGGCGCGAACCCTTTTTCAGGATACATTTGAGGAATTAAAGTTATCTTATATTTTTGCCTTTCCGCGTTATATACCTGACAATGTAGTGGTAAATTTTTGGAGCAAGTACGGACCTTTTTCGAGCGAAGTTATCTATCGCACAGGTATTTATTTTAAAAAAGAAAATCGCAAGTTTATTGTCGTTTTCAAAGAACACAATCAAGATGGCGAAATTATCA comes from Hugenholtzia roseola DSM 9546 and encodes:
- a CDS encoding COR domain-containing protein, producing MIRNQDWLYKSALNLDQTALPAIWKQARQEQTVFLDLSKNNFTTFPLPDIPLPHVKVLELSYNRRSIKELQIDAKTFPNLEYLFVYESQIQEIRLVGKFEKLYEINAAKNRLTLLSGLEQAANFPNLECLFLYGNPLVNFPKEIFDRRDKNAWESVKSFLQESNKGTVINDRAKLIIIGNGRVGKTSLYNVLKKGKYNPNEKFTHGIVLGSLSKKELSEVEAETLRLQVWDFGGQHIFYALHQFFLSENAIYILAWTNFENVRNKPKEKEQPIDEKWRTEEYWLENIKHVGKGSPTLVVQTHADVPANKKIKPFEGYDIYAQIDFSAAKKLGLDSLKYHLAQILNTRIEGFNKKEPITYENVIKEIEALKAKGVVEISKEKFFELCHKKDEKGRSIDKGNEMPLLDLLRVRGIVLYYEDEQMKDTIYINPEAIVEQVYLLINNRLEAQAGRFDEPYIEAFLLQKKEKKAYFKSLEKFSLADYEDRKKRREFIALLLKFGLVFRIYDKEDKDREIYIAPQYLPKEIENKEARTLFQDTFEELKLSYIFAFPRYIPDNVVVNFWSKYGPFSSEVIYRTGIYFKKENRKFIVVFKEHNQDGEIINQIQVYSHHQEADYTLLAEICQTLLDLSHNAYAEISHHQNDFVCYQTLCEAIENTPTIRSEQGNWVATSSFDFLFPNAAKKRDSQKPKISQKEKEGMEKAISILLEKREAFMAEMVKTDSSSKKFELNCDIKAIDAEVAQYRDRLDNSQIVPH